From Xiphophorus hellerii strain 12219 chromosome 6, Xiphophorus_hellerii-4.1, whole genome shotgun sequence, the proteins below share one genomic window:
- the per2 gene encoding period circadian protein homolog 2 isoform X3, with translation MSDDSDSKPYPLPVPADRDGASASSSPMAQMRWVGSYAQGRSDLGLPSEGSDSSGQDPAISPHNVRKTTRSRLSPEEDVEMKSSGSSGSGTESHGNESHGNESHGNDSNGHESMGSSTSCSKDSALLESLGSNKSSNSHSPSPPSSSNAYSLLSSEQDNPSTSGCSSQESAKAKNQKEVIKTLKELKLHVPADKQHNSKSTTLSALKYALRCVKQVEANEEYYQMMMVNDSHPSGLDVSSYTIEEIDSITSEYTLKNNDIFAVAVSLSTGKIIYISDQAASILNCKRDAFKDSKFVEFLMPQDISVFYSFTTPYRLPSWSMCTGADPSPSDCMQEKSFFCRISGGNGFEGDLRYYPFRMTPYLMKVQDMAHDEDQFCCLLLAERVHSGYEAPRIPPDKRIFTTTHTPNCVFQDVDARAVPLLGYLPQDLIGTPILFHLHPNDRPIMLAIHKKIIQHAGQPFDHSSIRFCAQNGEYIVLDTSWSTFVNPWSRKVSFVIGRHKVRMGPMNEDIFMAPVSCTGHMKNMDSDIQEITEQIHRLLLQPVHNSGSSGYSSLNSNEYLQGMTSSSSESLNNGKQGKNQEKEGEQSSKSRPRTFQEICKGIHLQKNQEQQMAKSERKRSNSMSGQNSQAVVRLKDSAPPINWREATAADSRLSFHEELDLNDQTAYSYQQISCLDSVIRYLESYNVPVLMKRKCQSSSNTTSSNSDEDKQKKSHTVQISEEITEDVPVAGDMQESSQNINTPRPVSPPSQEMESYKKLGLTKQVLAAHTQKEEQTFLCRIRELRGLTPHKANGSPPPDQQRDERTATAGHTVQPRKQEGQRPERTPRRGTRNKKTKTKRAKLLTSPSTEAAPHKERQPQQPPPQPQTNQSHMQIPVSPSDASQPVFPAPYPVMLPSYPLRIYARTDSALSRTEAPPQDLVNNQGAQLPLLSPGTQSVPLTSHMVTPIMAFVLPNYLYPLIGHQAPPVPVYQVDAGGVPMQAQPFDQTAFPSQAAFAIPPFINSQNQLNPTLASYLSPPFYFPSSNDTPKPPAEGRSRSSTPQSGESEGQPSPPLFQSRCSSPLNLLELEFSVDRQDSVPHASVGQGSNMAEREKGASASKAKEREMKEPSLSLLGPPGPLYFQPTSCVCERLSWDKVWSRLGSGSNERSDEGNNSDVISTSSDMLDIILQEDSCSATSGSMGSGSNGFGTSASGMSKGRTSASSASASGASGSFSGSNNSSKYFGSVDSSQSSQKHKGLLRSSEERPAETGLLKCVLQDPVWLLTANTDEKVMMTYELPSRDIDRVLEEDNEKIRVLQQCQPHFSVGQKKELCEVHPWIEKGELPKAINVEGCTWCDNTSETAATVGAEDQPDLGLGDTETREDCCPERLRGEPLTSAMVSCHSGPLSSCSPRAEEVNQQEF, from the exons ATGTCAGACGATTCAGACTCCAAGCCCTATCCCTTGCCGGTTCCGGCAGATCGGGATGGAGCCTCGGCTTCGAGCAGCCCCATGGCACAGATGCGCTGGGTGGGCAGCTATGCCCAGGGCAGATCTGACCTTGGACTGCCCTCTGAGGGCAGTGATAGCAGCGGTCAGGACCCCGCCATCTCTCCTCACAACGTGCGCAAGACAACGCGTTCTCGGTTGTCCCCTGAGGAGGACGTGGAGATGAAGAGCAGTGGGTCCAGCGGCAGCGGGACAGAATCGCATGGCAATGAGAGTCATGGCAACGAGAGTCATGGGAATGACAGCAACGGCCATGAGTCAATGGGAAGCTCCACCAGTTGCAGTAAAGACTCGGCATTGCTAGAATCTTTAGGCAGCAATAAAAG TTCCAACTCCCACAGCCCATCTCCTCCCAGCAGCTCCAACGCCTACAGTCTGCTGAGCTCGGAGCAGGACAACCCTTCAACCAGCGGCTGCAG TAGTCAGGAGTCTGCGAAAGCCAAGAACCAGAAGGAGGTGATTAAAACGCTGAAGGAGCTCAAACTCCACGTGCCAGCTGACAAGCAGCACAACAGCAAGTCGACCACACTGAGCGCGCTGAAATATGCCCTGCGCTGTGTGAAGCAAGtagaag cGAATGAGGAGTACTACCAGATGATGATGGTCAATGACAGTCATCCTTCTGGCCTGGATGTTTCTTCTTACACCATAGAGGAGATAGACAGCATCACTTCAGAGTACACCCTCAAAAACAAC GACATTTTTGCAGTGGCAGTTTCCCTGAGCACAGGAAAAATCATCTATATATCTGACCAGGCTGCCTCCATCCTCAACTGTAAAAGAGATGCGTTCAAAGACTCTAAGTTTGTGGAGTTTCTGATGCCGCAGGATATCAGTGTGTTCTACAGCTTCACCACCCCTTACCGCCTGCCCTCCTGGAGCATGTGCACTGGAGCAG atCCGTCTCCTTCTGACTGTATGCAGGAGAAGTCCTTTTTCTGTCGTATCAG TGGCGGTAACGGGTTCGAGGGTGATTTGCGGTACTATCCGTTCCGCATGACCCCTTATCTGATGAAGGTGCAGGATATGGCTCATGATGAAGACCAGTTCTGCTGCCTCCTGCTGGCTGAGAGGGTTCACTCTGGATACGAAG CACCCAGAATTCCACCAGACAAGCGCATTTTCACCACCACACACACTCCAAATTGTGTATTTCAGGATGTGGATGCGAG GGCCGTTCCTCTCCTTGGCTACCTCCCCCAGGACCTCATCGGTACTCCAATTCTTTTCCACCTGCATCCCAACGACAGGCCCATCATGCTGGCCATTCATAAAAAAA TCATACAGCATGCAGGGCAACCATTCGACCACTCGTCCATCCGCTTCTGTGCTCAAAATGGAGAATACATCGTCCTGGATACCAGCTGGTCCACCTTCGTGAACCCCTGGAGCAGAAAGGTTTCCTTTGTTATCGGGAGGCATAAAGTTCGCAT GGGTCCAATGAATGAGGACATTTTCATGGCTCCGGTCTCATGCACGGGTCACATGAAGAATATGGACTCAGATATCCAGGAAATAACAGAGCAGATTCATCGACTTTTGCTGCAG CCGGTTCACAACAGTGGGTCGAGTGGTTACAGCAGTCTTAACAGCAATGAGTATCTTCAGGGCATGACCTCCTCCTCTAGTGAGAGCCTGAACAATGGTAAACAAGGAAAAAACCAAGAAAAGGAAGGGGAGCAGAGCAGCAAAAGCAGACCT CGTACTTTTCAGGAAATTTGTAAGGGAATTCATCTTCAGAAGAACCAAGAGCAGCAGATGGCAAAATCAGAACGCAAACGAAGCAATTCCa TGTCAGGACAGAACAGCCAGGCGGTTGTACGTCTCAAAGACTCAGCTCCCCCGATCAACTGGAGGGAGGCCACCGCTGCGGACAGTCGACTCTCTTTTCATGAGGAGCTTGACCTTAACGATCAGACTGCCTACTCCTACCAGCAAATCAGCTGTCTAGACAGTGTTATCAG GTACTTGGAGAGCTATAATGTTCCTGTCCTCATGAAGAGAAAATGTCAGTCATCCTCCAACACCACCTCCTCTAACTCTGATGAGGACAAACAGAAGAAGTCACATACTGTGCAGATCTCTGAAG AGATCACAGAGGATGTACCTGTTGCAGGAGATATGCAAGAATCCAGCCAGAACATCAACACTCCTCGTCCAGTTTCACCTCCTAGTCAGGAGATGGAGTCCTACAAGAAACTGGGTCTGACTAAGCAGGTGCTGGCAGCTCATACGCAGAAGGAGGAGCAGACCTTTCTCTGTCGCATTCGAGAGCTTCGAGGACTCACTCCCCACAAAGCAAACGGCTCCCCGCCCCCGGACCAACAAAGAGATGAACGCACCGCCACTG CTGGTCACACTGTTCAGCCCAGAAAGCAAGAAGGTCAGAGACCAGAGCGGACGCCCCGCCGAGGAACACGAAACAAGAAGACCAAAACCAAGAGAGCAAAGCTTCTCACTTCTCCAAGCACTGAGGCTGCCCCTCACAAGGAGCGACAGCCACAGCAGCCCCCTCCTCAACCTCAGACAAACCAGAGCCATATGCAGATCCCAGTATCTCCATCTGATGCCTCACAGCCCGTTTTTCCTGCACCATATCCTGTCATGCTGCCAAGCTACCCATTGCGGATCTACGCCAGAACAGATTCTGCGTTGTCACGCACAGAAGCTCCACCACAAGACTTGGTGAATAATCAGGGTGCCCAACTCCCTTTGTTGTCCCCAGGCACTCAGTCTGTCCCCTTAACCTCTCATATGGTCACACCTATTATGGCTTTTGTGCTGCCCAACTACTTATACCCTTTAATTGGACATCAAGCACCACCGGTGCCAGTGTATCAGGTAGACGCTGGGGGTGTCCCAATGCAAGCGCAGCCTTTTGATCAGACTGCTTTCCCAAGCCAGGCCGCCTTTGCAATCCCACCTTTCATTAACAGTCAGAACCAGCTCAACCCAACGTTGGCATCCTACCTGTCTCCACCTTTCTACTTCCCTTCCTCAAATGACACCCCAAAGCCCCCGGCGGAAGGCCGCTCCCGCTCCTCCACACCACAGTCTGGCGAAAGTGAAGGTCAGCCGTCCCCGCCTCTGTTCCAGTCCCGCTGCAGCTCGCCTCTGAACCTGCTGGAGCTGGAGTTCTCTGTGGACAGGCAGGACAGCGTGCCTCATGCTTCAGTAGGACAAGGGAGTAACATGGCTGAGAGGGAGAAAGGAGCAAGCGCCAGCAAAGCAAAGGAGAGGGAGATGAAAGAG CCCTCTCTCAGTCTACTTGGTCCACCTGGACCCTTGTATTTCCAACCCACATCCTGTGTCTGTGAGCGTTTGTCTTGGGATAAAGTGTGGTCTAGGCTTGGGTCTGGCAGCAATGAG AGGAGCGATGAAGGTAACAACAGTGATGTCATCTCAACATCCAGCGACATGCTGGACATCATCCTTCAAGAGGACTCCTGCTCAGCCACCTCCGGCTCCATGGGCTCTGGCTCCAACGGCTTTGGGACTTCAGCAAGCGGGATGTCCAAGGGCAGGACGTCAGCCAGCAGCGCCTCGGCCAGTGGGGCATCAGGCAGTTTTTCAG GAAGCAACAACAGCAGTAAATACTTTGGCAGTGTGGACTCATCGCAGAGCAGCCAGAAGCACAAAGGCCTCCTTAGGAGCAGTGAGGAAAGACCAGCGGAGACAGGGCTCCTCAAGTGTGTCCTGCAGGACCCCGTCTGGCTGCTGACGGCCAACACAGATGAGAAAGTCATGATGACCTATGAACTGCCCTCGCG GGACATTGACAGAGTGCTGGAAGAAGACAATGAGAAGATAAGGGTGCTGCAGCAGTGCCAGCCCCACTTTTCTGTGGGCCAGAAGAAGGAGCTGTGCGAAGTCCACCCCTGGATAGAGAAGGGAGAGTTACCCAAAGCCATCAACGTtgag GGATGCACCTGGTGTGACAACACCTCAGAGACTGCAGCAACAGTTGGAGCAGAAGACCAGCCAGATTTGGGACTGGGTGATACAGAGACCAGAGAGGACTGCTGCCCAGAGAGGCTCAGAGGCGAACCTTTAACCTCTGCCATGGTCTCCTGTCACTCAGGTCCTCTTTCAAGCTGCAGCCCACGGGCAGAAGAAGTAAATCAGCAAGAGTTTTAA
- the per2 gene encoding period circadian protein homolog 2 isoform X1, protein MSDDSDSKPYPLPVPADRDGASASSSPMAQMRWVGSYAQGRSDLGLPSEGSDSSGQDPAISPHNVRKTTRSRLSPEEDVEMKSSGSSGSGTESHGNESHGNESHGNDSNGHESMGSSTSCSKDSALLESLGSNKSSNSHSPSPPSSSNAYSLLSSEQDNPSTSGCSSQESAKAKNQKEVIKTLKELKLHVPADKQHNSKSTTLSALKYALRCVKQVEANEEYYQMMMVNDSHPSGLDVSSYTIEEIDSITSEYTLKNNDIFAVAVSLSTGKIIYISDQAASILNCKRDAFKDSKFVEFLMPQDISVFYSFTTPYRLPSWSMCTGADPSPSDCMQEKSFFCRISGGNGFEGDLRYYPFRMTPYLMKVQDMAHDEDQFCCLLLAERVHSGYEAPRIPPDKRIFTTTHTPNCVFQDVDARAVPLLGYLPQDLIGTPILFHLHPNDRPIMLAIHKKIIQHAGQPFDHSSIRFCAQNGEYIVLDTSWSTFVNPWSRKVSFVIGRHKVRMGPMNEDIFMAPVSCTGHMKNMDSDIQEITEQIHRLLLQPVHNSGSSGYSSLNSNEYLQGMTSSSSESLNNGKQGKNQEKEGEQSSKSRPRTFQEICKGIHLQKNQEQQMAKSERKRSNSMSGQNSQAVVRLKDSAPPINWREATAADSRLSFHEELDLNDQTAYSYQQISCLDSVIRYLESYNVPVLMKRKCQSSSNTTSSNSDEDKQKKSHTVQISEEPTLSKDQSRISALDDPHKKTSDPATAVVGTSMPLPVPNKPESVVSITSQCSYSSTIVHVGDKKPQPESEITEDVPVAGDMQESSQNINTPRPVSPPSQEMESYKKLGLTKQVLAAHTQKEEQTFLCRIRELRGLTPHKANGSPPPDQQRDERTATAGHTVQPRKQEGQRPERTPRRGTRNKKTKTKRAKLLTSPSTEAAPHKERQPQQPPPQPQTNQSHMQIPVSPSDASQPVFPAPYPVMLPSYPLRIYARTDSALSRTEAPPQDLVNNQGAQLPLLSPGTQSVPLTSHMVTPIMAFVLPNYLYPLIGHQAPPVPVYQVDAGGVPMQAQPFDQTAFPSQAAFAIPPFINSQNQLNPTLASYLSPPFYFPSSNDTPKPPAEGRSRSSTPQSGESEGQPSPPLFQSRCSSPLNLLELEFSVDRQDSVPHASVGQGSNMAEREKGASASKAKEREMKEPSLSLLGPPGPLYFQPTSCVCERLSWDKVWSRLGSGSNERSDEGNNSDVISTSSDMLDIILQEDSCSATSGSMGSGSNGFGTSASGMSKGRTSASSASASGASGSFSGSNNSSKYFGSVDSSQSSQKHKGLLRSSEERPAETGLLKCVLQDPVWLLTANTDEKVMMTYELPSRDIDRVLEEDNEKIRVLQQCQPHFSVGQKKELCEVHPWIEKGELPKAINVEGCTWCDNTSETAATVGAEDQPDLGLGDTETREDCCPERLRGEPLTSAMVSCHSGPLSSCSPRAEEVNQQEF, encoded by the exons ATGTCAGACGATTCAGACTCCAAGCCCTATCCCTTGCCGGTTCCGGCAGATCGGGATGGAGCCTCGGCTTCGAGCAGCCCCATGGCACAGATGCGCTGGGTGGGCAGCTATGCCCAGGGCAGATCTGACCTTGGACTGCCCTCTGAGGGCAGTGATAGCAGCGGTCAGGACCCCGCCATCTCTCCTCACAACGTGCGCAAGACAACGCGTTCTCGGTTGTCCCCTGAGGAGGACGTGGAGATGAAGAGCAGTGGGTCCAGCGGCAGCGGGACAGAATCGCATGGCAATGAGAGTCATGGCAACGAGAGTCATGGGAATGACAGCAACGGCCATGAGTCAATGGGAAGCTCCACCAGTTGCAGTAAAGACTCGGCATTGCTAGAATCTTTAGGCAGCAATAAAAG TTCCAACTCCCACAGCCCATCTCCTCCCAGCAGCTCCAACGCCTACAGTCTGCTGAGCTCGGAGCAGGACAACCCTTCAACCAGCGGCTGCAG TAGTCAGGAGTCTGCGAAAGCCAAGAACCAGAAGGAGGTGATTAAAACGCTGAAGGAGCTCAAACTCCACGTGCCAGCTGACAAGCAGCACAACAGCAAGTCGACCACACTGAGCGCGCTGAAATATGCCCTGCGCTGTGTGAAGCAAGtagaag cGAATGAGGAGTACTACCAGATGATGATGGTCAATGACAGTCATCCTTCTGGCCTGGATGTTTCTTCTTACACCATAGAGGAGATAGACAGCATCACTTCAGAGTACACCCTCAAAAACAAC GACATTTTTGCAGTGGCAGTTTCCCTGAGCACAGGAAAAATCATCTATATATCTGACCAGGCTGCCTCCATCCTCAACTGTAAAAGAGATGCGTTCAAAGACTCTAAGTTTGTGGAGTTTCTGATGCCGCAGGATATCAGTGTGTTCTACAGCTTCACCACCCCTTACCGCCTGCCCTCCTGGAGCATGTGCACTGGAGCAG atCCGTCTCCTTCTGACTGTATGCAGGAGAAGTCCTTTTTCTGTCGTATCAG TGGCGGTAACGGGTTCGAGGGTGATTTGCGGTACTATCCGTTCCGCATGACCCCTTATCTGATGAAGGTGCAGGATATGGCTCATGATGAAGACCAGTTCTGCTGCCTCCTGCTGGCTGAGAGGGTTCACTCTGGATACGAAG CACCCAGAATTCCACCAGACAAGCGCATTTTCACCACCACACACACTCCAAATTGTGTATTTCAGGATGTGGATGCGAG GGCCGTTCCTCTCCTTGGCTACCTCCCCCAGGACCTCATCGGTACTCCAATTCTTTTCCACCTGCATCCCAACGACAGGCCCATCATGCTGGCCATTCATAAAAAAA TCATACAGCATGCAGGGCAACCATTCGACCACTCGTCCATCCGCTTCTGTGCTCAAAATGGAGAATACATCGTCCTGGATACCAGCTGGTCCACCTTCGTGAACCCCTGGAGCAGAAAGGTTTCCTTTGTTATCGGGAGGCATAAAGTTCGCAT GGGTCCAATGAATGAGGACATTTTCATGGCTCCGGTCTCATGCACGGGTCACATGAAGAATATGGACTCAGATATCCAGGAAATAACAGAGCAGATTCATCGACTTTTGCTGCAG CCGGTTCACAACAGTGGGTCGAGTGGTTACAGCAGTCTTAACAGCAATGAGTATCTTCAGGGCATGACCTCCTCCTCTAGTGAGAGCCTGAACAATGGTAAACAAGGAAAAAACCAAGAAAAGGAAGGGGAGCAGAGCAGCAAAAGCAGACCT CGTACTTTTCAGGAAATTTGTAAGGGAATTCATCTTCAGAAGAACCAAGAGCAGCAGATGGCAAAATCAGAACGCAAACGAAGCAATTCCa TGTCAGGACAGAACAGCCAGGCGGTTGTACGTCTCAAAGACTCAGCTCCCCCGATCAACTGGAGGGAGGCCACCGCTGCGGACAGTCGACTCTCTTTTCATGAGGAGCTTGACCTTAACGATCAGACTGCCTACTCCTACCAGCAAATCAGCTGTCTAGACAGTGTTATCAG GTACTTGGAGAGCTATAATGTTCCTGTCCTCATGAAGAGAAAATGTCAGTCATCCTCCAACACCACCTCCTCTAACTCTGATGAGGACAAACAGAAGAAGTCACATACTGTGCAGATCTCTGAAG AACCAACCTTATCGAAGGATCAGTCTCGTATTTCTGCTTTGGATGATCCTCACAAAAAGACCAGTGACCCCGCCACTGCGGTAGTGGGCACTTCGATGCCCCTACCAGTGCCAAACAAACCAGAAAGTGTGGTGTCCATTACCAGCCAATGTAGCTACAGTAGCACTATAGTGCATGTTGGGGACAAGAAACCTCAGCCAGAGTCAG AGATCACAGAGGATGTACCTGTTGCAGGAGATATGCAAGAATCCAGCCAGAACATCAACACTCCTCGTCCAGTTTCACCTCCTAGTCAGGAGATGGAGTCCTACAAGAAACTGGGTCTGACTAAGCAGGTGCTGGCAGCTCATACGCAGAAGGAGGAGCAGACCTTTCTCTGTCGCATTCGAGAGCTTCGAGGACTCACTCCCCACAAAGCAAACGGCTCCCCGCCCCCGGACCAACAAAGAGATGAACGCACCGCCACTG CTGGTCACACTGTTCAGCCCAGAAAGCAAGAAGGTCAGAGACCAGAGCGGACGCCCCGCCGAGGAACACGAAACAAGAAGACCAAAACCAAGAGAGCAAAGCTTCTCACTTCTCCAAGCACTGAGGCTGCCCCTCACAAGGAGCGACAGCCACAGCAGCCCCCTCCTCAACCTCAGACAAACCAGAGCCATATGCAGATCCCAGTATCTCCATCTGATGCCTCACAGCCCGTTTTTCCTGCACCATATCCTGTCATGCTGCCAAGCTACCCATTGCGGATCTACGCCAGAACAGATTCTGCGTTGTCACGCACAGAAGCTCCACCACAAGACTTGGTGAATAATCAGGGTGCCCAACTCCCTTTGTTGTCCCCAGGCACTCAGTCTGTCCCCTTAACCTCTCATATGGTCACACCTATTATGGCTTTTGTGCTGCCCAACTACTTATACCCTTTAATTGGACATCAAGCACCACCGGTGCCAGTGTATCAGGTAGACGCTGGGGGTGTCCCAATGCAAGCGCAGCCTTTTGATCAGACTGCTTTCCCAAGCCAGGCCGCCTTTGCAATCCCACCTTTCATTAACAGTCAGAACCAGCTCAACCCAACGTTGGCATCCTACCTGTCTCCACCTTTCTACTTCCCTTCCTCAAATGACACCCCAAAGCCCCCGGCGGAAGGCCGCTCCCGCTCCTCCACACCACAGTCTGGCGAAAGTGAAGGTCAGCCGTCCCCGCCTCTGTTCCAGTCCCGCTGCAGCTCGCCTCTGAACCTGCTGGAGCTGGAGTTCTCTGTGGACAGGCAGGACAGCGTGCCTCATGCTTCAGTAGGACAAGGGAGTAACATGGCTGAGAGGGAGAAAGGAGCAAGCGCCAGCAAAGCAAAGGAGAGGGAGATGAAAGAG CCCTCTCTCAGTCTACTTGGTCCACCTGGACCCTTGTATTTCCAACCCACATCCTGTGTCTGTGAGCGTTTGTCTTGGGATAAAGTGTGGTCTAGGCTTGGGTCTGGCAGCAATGAG AGGAGCGATGAAGGTAACAACAGTGATGTCATCTCAACATCCAGCGACATGCTGGACATCATCCTTCAAGAGGACTCCTGCTCAGCCACCTCCGGCTCCATGGGCTCTGGCTCCAACGGCTTTGGGACTTCAGCAAGCGGGATGTCCAAGGGCAGGACGTCAGCCAGCAGCGCCTCGGCCAGTGGGGCATCAGGCAGTTTTTCAG GAAGCAACAACAGCAGTAAATACTTTGGCAGTGTGGACTCATCGCAGAGCAGCCAGAAGCACAAAGGCCTCCTTAGGAGCAGTGAGGAAAGACCAGCGGAGACAGGGCTCCTCAAGTGTGTCCTGCAGGACCCCGTCTGGCTGCTGACGGCCAACACAGATGAGAAAGTCATGATGACCTATGAACTGCCCTCGCG GGACATTGACAGAGTGCTGGAAGAAGACAATGAGAAGATAAGGGTGCTGCAGCAGTGCCAGCCCCACTTTTCTGTGGGCCAGAAGAAGGAGCTGTGCGAAGTCCACCCCTGGATAGAGAAGGGAGAGTTACCCAAAGCCATCAACGTtgag GGATGCACCTGGTGTGACAACACCTCAGAGACTGCAGCAACAGTTGGAGCAGAAGACCAGCCAGATTTGGGACTGGGTGATACAGAGACCAGAGAGGACTGCTGCCCAGAGAGGCTCAGAGGCGAACCTTTAACCTCTGCCATGGTCTCCTGTCACTCAGGTCCTCTTTCAAGCTGCAGCCCACGGGCAGAAGAAGTAAATCAGCAAGAGTTTTAA